In Niallia sp. FSL W8-0635, one genomic interval encodes:
- a CDS encoding mechanosensitive ion channel family protein: MSDLQVWSQWERFIAAFERFNWIDIGIALLIFLVFLGFRKLFTTYIFKLVLGMVKKLPVDIVSKILLAFEKPLRWFWVIIGTYLALTYLPFPITTFKFVQLIYKSFIIGLAGWGIFNYFSDQSNPFERMISKTKLDSDSMLIPFLGRVFRMLVVIFTAVSILDTWDIQIGAFVAGLGVAGLAFSLAAQDTVANFFGGVVIITEKPFSKGDWIQTPSVEGTVEDISFRSTQIRTFADSVVTVPNSKLSNEAITNWSKMSKRQISYELAVSYHTPNEKLKAALLEIEEMLRANPGVNQDVIMVRFSEFRDYSLGVFVYFFTNTTVWAEYLGVKEETNLGILNILEKHGIEIALPSQQIYLPEKEEGKKLMAGE, translated from the coding sequence ATGAGTGATTTACAAGTATGGTCACAATGGGAGCGATTTATCGCTGCGTTTGAGCGTTTCAACTGGATTGATATAGGTATCGCCTTACTAATCTTTCTTGTATTCTTAGGGTTTAGAAAGCTATTTACAACCTATATTTTCAAGTTAGTGTTAGGAATGGTAAAGAAACTACCAGTAGATATTGTTTCAAAAATATTATTAGCGTTTGAAAAACCACTTCGTTGGTTCTGGGTCATTATCGGAACTTACTTGGCATTAACCTATTTGCCATTTCCGATTACTACGTTCAAATTTGTACAACTAATATACAAGTCTTTTATTATCGGATTAGCCGGTTGGGGAATTTTCAATTATTTTTCCGATCAATCCAATCCTTTTGAACGAATGATATCAAAAACAAAGTTAGATTCAGATAGTATGCTGATTCCTTTCTTAGGAAGAGTATTCCGCATGCTTGTCGTTATCTTTACGGCTGTTAGCATTCTAGATACATGGGATATTCAAATTGGTGCCTTTGTTGCTGGTCTCGGGGTTGCTGGACTTGCCTTCTCCCTAGCAGCACAGGACACGGTTGCTAACTTCTTCGGCGGTGTCGTCATTATTACGGAAAAGCCATTTTCTAAGGGCGACTGGATTCAAACTCCTTCTGTGGAAGGAACAGTCGAGGATATTTCATTTCGTAGTACACAAATTCGTACATTTGCTGATTCGGTTGTGACCGTTCCTAACTCGAAGCTTTCCAATGAAGCGATAACGAACTGGTCGAAGATGTCGAAGCGACAAATCAGCTATGAATTGGCGGTCTCTTATCACACGCCAAACGAAAAATTAAAGGCTGCTTTATTGGAAATAGAAGAAATGCTACGTGCAAATCCTGGTGTAAATCAAGATGTCATCATGGTACGCTTCAGTGAATTCCGTGATTACAGCTTAGGCGTATTCGTCTATTTCTTCACAAATACAACCGTTTGGGCTGAATATTTAGGAGTCAAAGAAGAAACCAATTTAGGAATTCTTAACATTTTAGAAAAACATGGAATTGAAATTGCATTACCTAGTCAGCAGATTTATTTGCCGGAGAAAGAGGAAGGGAAGAAATTGATGGCTGGGGAGTGA
- a CDS encoding right-handed parallel beta-helix repeat-containing protein produces the protein MSIRKHKNKHIVIRHKFIFVIVGLLLISACFLYLNKEETSSPPKPLTNVNVQDFGAEGNGKTDDTSGIQKALNLAKNNEDIVTVHIPKGIYKLSETLVVYSNTHLILEDGAIILRDHLSSMLVNGEANHNYYGYNGEGNITIDGGTFDGNIQEYPTGFNGIGIARGSNITIKNVTIKDIAQGHAIDINASKNVLIENCKFIGYSDPTADHSRNYTEAIQIAEHTKMGFPRFGAYDGTPSKNITIQDNYFGNSDTTGASPWPVGVGNHLTVQDKYNSNIKIINNTFDGMPLAGVRPYKWQDTTISNNTFLSCYIGVLLSNPNGEGESSRTADGVQTSQPQSGSNYTIHKNIFNKTQKDGIYGRGWNSNNTLSTMNTIKITENIFNNQDLEQKGSAINLSWIEDVVIEKNEISNVYRSIYLTFGSNISILQNKMSSIASDAILVDEPNNPSPNNRFTKNILVDNNTIRNFAGVGIWAKNIDTLTIHNNELEPAINNPNSILYDSSSNLNIANNKVN, from the coding sequence ATGTCTATTCGAAAACACAAAAACAAACATATAGTTATACGGCATAAATTTATCTTCGTTATTGTAGGACTATTACTTATAAGTGCCTGCTTCCTCTACTTGAATAAGGAAGAAACATCTTCTCCACCTAAGCCACTTACGAATGTCAATGTTCAAGACTTTGGTGCAGAAGGAAATGGAAAGACAGATGATACTAGCGGTATTCAAAAGGCGCTAAACCTAGCCAAAAATAACGAGGATATAGTTACTGTTCATATCCCTAAAGGAATCTATAAATTATCAGAAACGTTAGTAGTATATAGTAATACACATCTTATTCTAGAAGATGGTGCCATTATACTAAGAGACCATCTTTCATCGATGCTAGTGAACGGGGAAGCTAACCATAACTATTACGGCTATAACGGAGAAGGAAATATCACCATAGACGGCGGGACTTTTGATGGGAATATACAAGAATATCCAACAGGTTTTAACGGGATTGGCATAGCACGCGGCAGTAATATTACCATTAAAAATGTGACAATAAAAGATATTGCCCAAGGACATGCGATTGATATAAACGCATCAAAAAATGTGTTAATCGAAAACTGCAAATTTATTGGATACTCTGATCCAACTGCTGACCATTCGCGTAACTATACAGAGGCCATTCAAATCGCAGAACATACAAAAATGGGGTTTCCTCGCTTTGGTGCATACGATGGCACTCCTTCCAAAAATATCACGATTCAAGATAATTATTTTGGAAATAGCGATACGACTGGAGCTAGTCCTTGGCCAGTAGGTGTTGGAAATCATTTAACCGTCCAAGATAAATATAATTCAAATATAAAAATCATCAATAATACGTTTGACGGGATGCCATTAGCTGGTGTTCGCCCTTATAAATGGCAAGATACTACTATTAGTAACAATACATTCCTTTCTTGCTATATCGGTGTATTATTATCAAATCCTAATGGAGAAGGAGAATCTTCTCGCACTGCAGATGGTGTTCAAACATCCCAACCGCAGTCAGGAAGTAATTACACGATTCACAAAAATATTTTTAATAAAACCCAAAAAGACGGCATTTATGGCAGAGGCTGGAATAGCAATAACACCCTCTCTACCATGAACACCATTAAAATTACAGAAAATATCTTTAACAATCAGGATCTAGAACAGAAAGGCTCAGCGATTAATCTCTCTTGGATAGAAGATGTAGTAATCGAAAAAAATGAAATTTCAAATGTCTATCGAAGTATCTACCTTACATTTGGAAGTAATATCTCTATCCTGCAAAACAAGATGAGTTCGATTGCTTCTGATGCTATTCTAGTAGACGAACCAAATAATCCATCGCCAAACAACCGATTTACCAAAAATATTCTTGTAGATAATAATACGATTAGAAACTTTGCTGGAGTGGGAATATGGGCAAAAAACATCGATACCCTGACCATTCATAATAATGAACTAGAACCCGCTATTAATAACCCAAACAGCATACTCTATGATTCATCTTCGAATCTAAATATCGCTAATAATAAAGTTAATTAA
- the tagD gene encoding glycerol-3-phosphate cytidylyltransferase yields the protein MKKVITYGTFDLLHWGHINLLRRAKSLGDYLVVAISSDEFNKIKGKKSFHNYENRKLILEAIKYVDEVIPEHTWEQKVEDVVNHNIDLFVMGDDWEGKFDFLNQYCDVIYLPRTNGISTTQIKKELAGVK from the coding sequence GTGAAAAAAGTAATCACTTATGGAACATTTGATTTATTGCATTGGGGGCATATAAATTTATTAAGAAGAGCAAAAAGTTTAGGGGACTATTTGGTTGTTGCTATCTCTTCAGATGAATTTAATAAAATAAAAGGGAAAAAGTCCTTCCATAACTATGAAAATAGAAAGTTAATCTTAGAAGCAATTAAATATGTGGACGAAGTTATTCCAGAACATACCTGGGAGCAAAAAGTAGAGGACGTTGTAAATCATAATATTGATCTCTTTGTTATGGGAGATGATTGGGAAGGGAAATTCGATTTCTTGAACCAGTATTGCGATGTTATCTATTTACCACGAACAAATGGTATTTCTACTACTCAAATTAAAAAAGAGCTTGCTGGTGTGAAATAA
- a CDS encoding CDP-glycerol glycerophosphotransferase family protein, with amino-acid sequence MNKKVLKRKINFIKEPVFNYLTKDNHRRVNRYAKYYTSIHVKKNTIMYESRDGNSMTDSPYAMFKYMLNHPDFSGYQHIWSIADFDALSHVIKDYEGMSNVKFVKRNSKEYLKSLASSEYLINNSTFQSFFIPKKEQTYINTWHGTPLKSMGFDIPGNPSHSQNVLRNFLSAQYLLSPNAHTTRMFTDSYKLNGLYKGEIVEEGYPRIDGTINTNPQEYNEFLRGLGLKLEDKKENILYAPTWKGTNVSKVNNDVLQINADLHYLEEKVGDKYNVLVKVHPYLYKEAAKSEELSTKLVPDFVDTNELLSTVDILVTDYSSIFFDFLVTNKPILFYMWDNDVYSEERGQYLSNDELPGPILLNIKELAEAISNIELVHDSYKNNYQVMQKRFVNHDDGKVTERVVQYIFKKQNKLNVGKDLDTKKEKILIYPGGMRDNGITSSFINLMNNIDYDKFDVSCFTGTPHSQEVLNNISKVNKNVRFLFKPGLPVYSIMEIYRDRFVHNRGARGFLGKRFFPEKAYVREHERLFGKAKFDYIIDFSGYSLYWAKYLIVADAKKKICYMHNDLLSESEKVINKRRPHRINLRGLFSIYNRFDKLVSVSKGTMELNRKNLAEYADYEKFDYIMNSINPDKILQLEKKEETKEVKEKISSFFKARAIIKKFDKYPVWNTLPNQPNAKPDNLDKALNQAEILISREAKVDGNMYYKFSYNNQMIGWIKGQALKILPDSIIEEKDIDKVGMIIRPRGNHIWSLPYKVAGMKKVSTSYDYKDIIVSITKEASTQHGVYCQFSVNGVIIGWIDISALQFMEEYTLTADMPKAKQAAITKQRQKLFEKNYKEHQKFIDHIDDRTLEERNISHTMYARISKADNHDIWTKAYPNVDAKKLGKAAEYTGEIARVKTIHKTCKGTYYEFYINDSQIGWLDYRAFELIKDQPVVIKEAEVRKIAEICLGQKDYIWTNPYGLPGAKKVLKKVQALNGKMVVVDKEVTTQKGSYSHLILKDVPLGWLDCRALKVQKELGIQVGDVFIPEPQEGNINFVNMGRLSPEKGQDNLIHAFALFHSKHKNSKLYILGKGVLYDELSQLIEDLELKDSVYLMGQMENPFSFIKKCDCFVLSSHYEGQPMVLLEAMTLEMKIVATDIVANRTVLENGKYGMLVENSITGLAQGLESIINEKESFVPAKFDYAEYNQEAMETFYNKL; translated from the coding sequence GTGAATAAGAAGGTATTAAAAAGAAAGATAAACTTCATAAAAGAGCCTGTCTTTAATTATTTAACGAAGGATAACCATAGACGTGTAAATCGATATGCGAAATATTATACTTCTATTCATGTGAAGAAAAATACAATTATGTATGAAAGTCGCGATGGAAACAGTATGACAGATAGTCCCTATGCGATGTTTAAGTATATGTTAAATCATCCTGATTTCAGTGGTTATCAACATATTTGGTCGATTGCCGATTTCGATGCTCTTTCCCATGTAATAAAGGATTATGAGGGTATGTCTAATGTTAAGTTCGTGAAACGTAATTCAAAAGAATACTTAAAAAGCTTAGCTTCTAGTGAATACTTAATTAATAATTCAACGTTTCAATCTTTTTTTATTCCGAAAAAAGAACAAACATATATTAATACATGGCATGGTACGCCGCTTAAAAGCATGGGATTTGATATCCCAGGAAATCCATCTCATTCACAGAACGTACTAAGAAATTTTTTAAGTGCGCAATATCTGTTAAGTCCTAATGCACATACTACAAGAATGTTTACAGATAGCTATAAATTAAATGGCTTGTATAAAGGGGAGATTGTGGAAGAGGGCTATCCAAGAATCGATGGCACAATCAACACAAATCCACAGGAGTATAATGAATTCCTACGAGGTTTAGGATTAAAGCTAGAAGACAAGAAAGAAAATATCTTATATGCGCCAACATGGAAGGGGACAAATGTTTCCAAAGTAAATAATGACGTGCTGCAGATTAATGCGGATTTACATTATTTAGAAGAGAAAGTCGGCGATAAGTACAATGTCTTGGTAAAGGTACATCCATATTTATATAAAGAAGCTGCTAAGAGTGAGGAATTATCTACTAAATTGGTTCCTGATTTTGTTGATACAAATGAATTGCTTTCCACAGTGGATATATTAGTAACGGATTATTCAAGTATCTTCTTTGATTTCCTTGTAACGAATAAACCTATCTTATTCTATATGTGGGATAACGATGTTTATAGCGAGGAAAGAGGACAATACTTATCCAATGATGAGCTTCCAGGTCCTATTCTATTAAATATAAAGGAATTGGCAGAAGCAATTAGCAACATTGAATTGGTTCATGATAGTTACAAGAATAACTATCAAGTAATGCAGAAAAGATTTGTTAACCATGATGATGGGAAGGTTACAGAAAGAGTTGTTCAGTATATCTTTAAGAAACAAAATAAGTTAAATGTAGGAAAGGATTTGGACACTAAGAAAGAAAAGATTCTTATCTATCCTGGTGGCATGCGAGATAATGGGATTACCTCTTCCTTTATTAATTTAATGAATAACATTGACTACGATAAATTTGATGTCAGCTGCTTTACTGGTACTCCTCATTCACAGGAAGTTCTTAACAATATCAGTAAGGTTAATAAGAATGTTCGCTTCCTTTTCAAGCCAGGATTGCCTGTATATAGCATAATGGAAATTTATCGTGATCGATTTGTTCATAATAGAGGGGCAAGAGGCTTTTTAGGAAAAAGATTCTTCCCTGAGAAAGCCTATGTTAGAGAGCATGAACGTCTATTTGGAAAAGCTAAGTTTGATTACATCATCGATTTCAGTGGATATAGTCTCTATTGGGCAAAATACTTAATTGTGGCAGATGCGAAGAAAAAAATCTGTTATATGCATAATGATTTACTATCAGAAAGCGAGAAAGTCATTAATAAAAGAAGACCCCATCGCATTAATTTAAGAGGACTTTTCTCTATTTATAATCGTTTTGATAAATTAGTCAGTGTATCAAAAGGTACGATGGAATTAAACAGAAAGAATTTAGCAGAGTATGCAGATTATGAAAAGTTTGATTATATTATGAACTCCATTAATCCAGATAAAATTCTGCAGCTTGAGAAGAAGGAAGAAACGAAAGAAGTAAAGGAAAAAATCTCTTCTTTCTTTAAGGCAAGAGCAATCATTAAGAAGTTTGACAAGTATCCTGTGTGGAATACATTGCCAAATCAACCAAATGCAAAACCGGATAATTTAGATAAGGCGTTAAATCAAGCAGAAATTCTCATTTCCAGAGAAGCAAAAGTAGATGGAAATATGTATTATAAATTTAGCTATAATAATCAAATGATCGGCTGGATTAAAGGGCAAGCGCTAAAGATTTTGCCAGATTCCATCATCGAAGAGAAAGATATTGATAAAGTGGGAATGATCATTAGACCTAGAGGAAATCATATTTGGTCTTTACCATATAAGGTTGCAGGCATGAAAAAGGTTTCTACTAGTTATGATTATAAAGATATTATTGTTTCTATTACGAAGGAAGCTAGCACACAGCATGGTGTTTACTGTCAATTCTCTGTTAATGGAGTCATCATTGGTTGGATTGATATTTCCGCATTGCAATTCATGGAAGAATATACGTTAACAGCTGATATGCCTAAGGCGAAGCAAGCAGCTATTACGAAACAAAGACAAAAGCTGTTTGAAAAAAATTACAAAGAGCATCAAAAGTTTATCGATCATATTGATGATAGAACGCTGGAAGAACGAAACATTAGCCATACGATGTATGCAAGAATTTCTAAAGCGGATAATCATGATATTTGGACAAAAGCGTATCCGAATGTGGATGCTAAAAAATTGGGCAAGGCAGCTGAATACACAGGCGAAATTGCAAGAGTTAAAACCATTCATAAGACTTGCAAAGGGACCTATTATGAATTCTATATAAATGATAGTCAAATTGGTTGGCTAGATTACCGAGCATTTGAATTAATTAAAGATCAGCCAGTTGTCATTAAAGAAGCCGAAGTAAGAAAGATTGCTGAGATATGTCTAGGGCAAAAGGATTATATTTGGACAAATCCTTATGGACTGCCTGGAGCAAAAAAAGTGCTTAAAAAAGTCCAGGCTTTAAATGGAAAAATGGTGGTAGTCGATAAAGAGGTTACAACGCAAAAAGGTAGCTATTCTCATTTAATCTTAAAGGACGTACCTTTAGGCTGGTTAGATTGTCGAGCGTTAAAGGTTCAAAAAGAACTAGGAATTCAGGTTGGCGATGTATTTATCCCAGAACCTCAAGAAGGGAACATTAATTTTGTAAATATGGGAAGATTGTCTCCTGAGAAAGGTCAAGATAATCTCATTCATGCCTTTGCATTATTCCATAGTAAACACAAAAACAGTAAGCTTTATATCTTAGGGAAAGGTGTCTTATATGATGAATTAAGTCAACTTATCGAGGACCTAGAATTAAAAGATTCTGTTTACTTAATGGGCCAAATGGAGAATCCGTTTAGTTTTATTAAGAAATGTGATTGCTTTGTTCTATCATCCCATTATGAAGGCCAACCAATGGTGTTATTAGAAGCAATGACGCTAGAAATGAAGATTGTTGCTACAGACATTGTTGCGAATCGTACCGTTTTAGAGAATGGCAAATACGGAATGCTAGTGGAAAACAGCATTACTGGATTGGCTCAAGGTTTAGAATCGATTATCAATGAAAAAGAGTCCTTTGTACCCGCTAAATTTGATTATGCTGAGTATAATCAAGAAGCGATGGAAACTTTTTATAATAAGCTATAA
- a CDS encoding HIT family protein, with product MNCLGCNLANQNEPVYVVYEDENVCCFLDHEPFNEGHTLILPKKHFHDVDELDKATAKSIMTASIILSKAIKELYLPDGITVCQNGGIFNELTHYHMHVVPRYKDQSFASFYSEYGGNIEESEKLKETQVKMLGAISQIV from the coding sequence GTGAACTGCTTAGGCTGTAATTTAGCAAATCAGAACGAACCAGTATATGTTGTATATGAGGATGAAAATGTATGTTGTTTTTTAGATCACGAACCATTTAACGAAGGACATACATTAATCCTTCCAAAAAAGCATTTTCACGATGTAGACGAATTAGATAAAGCAACAGCAAAGTCGATAATGACAGCCTCCATCATTCTTTCAAAAGCAATAAAGGAATTATATCTTCCAGATGGCATAACCGTATGCCAAAACGGCGGGATATTCAATGAACTTACCCATTACCATATGCATGTAGTCCCAAGATATAAAGACCAGTCCTTTGCATCCTTCTATTCGGAGTATGGCGGTAATATAGAGGAGTCAGAGAAGTTAAAAGAAACGCAAGTGAAGATGTTGGGAGCAATAAGTCAAATAGTTTAG
- a CDS encoding DUF6270 domain-containing protein — protein MFAKLISFQKLENKNEFILQGQYTNEDGKEERPSIFLQERISPDDYFIPNRIPLDTEWQGDFFTVHIHLDQLGEYLTYHAIWDCYLALGNHIERIKMEISDFTPTESISIPNSSVQVKLYETQMNSFALLVSTKDIAIEHLVGKVKENTLAVNFELNWGSFQQTDDINLVFRKRLQPDILYYQQTVSFPVTPREGNTYEANVSLPYLLKTNENQTKQTWDAYIVFIDGASGKELEFPLSVEKNSGFMGRHSITNLANYNFYINYKKALSLTIATKSLLFETINWQVNDDSNVVIQGIVSDDLQIDRVSLVKEGTFSEGELITIANELPFQQLEEIGMISFPYKEIFDNIHFHDGDQYTIYLELVDSNNGIMVKTPVIIGETISVSGQTLEIDNHKRLKLSNDEKLMITCEDRAVKPSENSMKIAVSGSCFSRLAFSSADFYNPNYKSKYELVYTQFHSSIISIMSNPVPFPEKKFIGFNQREVEYIKSDYKKEFFTQLEKTKPEFLILDFYVDGSKDVLMFDEEHIVTINYMLRRNLNYLYEIKDQAKVLSHENVEVYLERWKKNMQEFARELVNYIPEEQIILQKVRKTDGFITKEGNVEKFKDNVKHIKRSNYLFEYMENYFLQLLPKAQVIDLTKRKYYSLYNHPENNTPDHLESAYYRDFLTQLDEITLKNFMKQPRVMEVTRI, from the coding sequence ATGTTTGCCAAGTTAATATCTTTTCAAAAGTTAGAAAATAAAAATGAATTTATTTTACAAGGCCAATATACAAACGAGGATGGAAAGGAAGAAAGACCATCTATCTTTCTACAGGAGAGAATTTCACCTGATGATTACTTTATCCCAAATAGAATACCTCTAGATACAGAATGGCAGGGAGATTTTTTTACTGTTCACATTCATTTAGATCAATTAGGAGAATATCTTACATACCATGCAATTTGGGATTGCTATCTAGCTTTGGGGAATCATATTGAGAGAATTAAAATGGAGATAAGTGATTTTACTCCAACTGAATCTATTTCTATTCCTAATAGTTCTGTACAGGTTAAGCTGTACGAGACACAAATGAATAGTTTTGCCTTGCTCGTTTCGACAAAAGATATAGCTATCGAGCATTTAGTGGGAAAGGTAAAGGAGAATACCTTAGCGGTTAACTTCGAATTAAATTGGGGTTCCTTTCAACAAACGGATGATATTAATCTTGTTTTTAGAAAAAGGCTGCAACCGGATATCCTATATTATCAACAAACTGTTTCTTTCCCAGTTACGCCTAGAGAAGGAAACACTTATGAAGCAAATGTATCCCTACCTTATTTATTAAAAACGAATGAAAATCAGACAAAGCAAACATGGGATGCGTATATCGTGTTTATCGATGGAGCATCTGGTAAAGAACTTGAATTTCCCCTTTCTGTCGAAAAGAATTCAGGCTTTATGGGGCGACATAGTATTACAAATCTAGCTAACTATAATTTTTACATAAATTATAAAAAGGCTTTATCATTAACGATTGCAACCAAGAGCTTGCTATTTGAAACGATTAATTGGCAAGTCAATGATGATTCAAATGTAGTGATACAAGGTATTGTAAGTGATGATTTACAGATTGATCGAGTGAGTCTAGTCAAAGAGGGAACATTTAGCGAGGGTGAACTTATCACAATAGCTAATGAGCTGCCTTTTCAACAATTAGAAGAAATAGGAATGATAAGCTTTCCGTATAAAGAAATATTTGATAACATTCATTTCCATGATGGGGATCAGTATACGATTTATCTTGAATTAGTTGATTCAAACAACGGTATTATGGTTAAGACACCGGTTATTATTGGTGAAACGATTTCTGTATCGGGACAAACACTGGAAATTGATAATCATAAACGATTGAAGCTTTCTAATGATGAGAAATTAATGATTACTTGTGAGGATCGAGCAGTGAAACCATCTGAAAATAGTATGAAAATTGCTGTAAGTGGTTCATGTTTTAGCCGTTTAGCATTTAGTTCAGCTGATTTTTATAATCCGAATTATAAGAGTAAATACGAATTGGTTTACACGCAATTCCATTCCTCCATTATCAGCATAATGAGTAACCCTGTACCATTTCCAGAGAAGAAATTTATTGGTTTTAATCAAAGGGAAGTAGAGTATATCAAGAGTGATTATAAGAAAGAGTTTTTCACCCAATTGGAAAAAACAAAACCGGAATTCCTTATTCTAGACTTTTATGTAGATGGATCTAAAGATGTGTTAATGTTTGATGAAGAGCATATTGTCACCATCAATTATATGCTTCGCAGAAATCTTAACTATCTATATGAAATAAAGGATCAAGCTAAGGTTCTTTCACATGAAAACGTCGAAGTGTATTTAGAACGATGGAAGAAAAATATGCAAGAGTTTGCGAGAGAACTAGTTAACTATATTCCAGAAGAACAAATAATCCTTCAGAAGGTCCGCAAAACGGACGGGTTTATCACAAAAGAAGGAAATGTCGAGAAGTTTAAAGACAATGTGAAGCATATTAAGAGAAGTAATTATTTATTTGAATATATGGAGAATTATTTCTTGCAGCTATTACCGAAAGCGCAAGTGATTGATTTGACGAAGAGAAAATACTATTCTCTTTATAATCATCCAGAAAATAATACCCCAGATCATTTAGAATCAGCGTATTATCGAGACTTTTTAACTCAATTGGATGAGATAACGTTGAAGAACTTTATGAAACAGCCAAGGGTCATGGAGGTTACTCGAATATAA